The Devosia sp. genome segment CAGTGGGAAAAACCCTCAAGCAGTGCCGCCTGATCGAAATAGGCAGCAGGCACGACCCAGGCATCTGTCCGTGACACCATATTCATGGGAAATCGTGCGGCGTCCCCGTGGCGGAGTGCGAGCCGCCAGAGCGGTCTCAACAGGCGCCGCGCTCCACCCCTGCCGCCTTCGGACGTCGTAGCAGCGCCAACCGCGGGACTGATCCAGCCTTGACCGCTTCGTCTGAACAGCTTCACATCGAGCGTGTGCCCCACGCCGGGCAGGGGCAGTTCGAGCTTGTATGGCTGCCCGGCAAACCGCCAGACCCTACCCGCATCGCTCTTGCGCACGAGGGCCTTGAAGGCTGCCACGTCCACGACCGACACGTCCACGTCGAGGTCACCGGCAATCAGCTGGCCGCCGCGCACAAGGCCAAGCAGGGTGCCGCTGTCGAGGATAAAAGTCAGGCCGTGTTCGCGTCCGAGTGCCTCGATGCCTGCAAGCACCTTCAATGCCGAGCCATCGAATGCACGCTCGTGGGTCACGCCGCACCATCCTGCCCGAGTTGCGCGATCGCGTCTTCGGGGATCATGGGGCGGATGCAGCCATCATCAACCCAGTAGCACCAGTCTTTCTGCGGCTTTCGCCAGTCGCCATATCTCAGTGCCAGATAGGTTTCCACATCAGAGGGAATCGGAACGTCGATCCCATCCACATGAATATGCTCCAGGCGCTCGAAGTGTCGGGCCGGGACCACCCAGGTGAACATCGAGTACAGCGCCGAGATCGGCGGCACGGTTGCCCAGTGCTGGCGCTCCAGCCGATCGCGCGCAACCACGAACGCGCCCCAGATAGGGAAGGCGACGAGATTTCGGAGGACCTTCTGCCACAGCGGGCCGGTGCGCCGGAGCCTCGCCTGCTTGCGAACATTGTGCAGGAAATCGCGTGTTCGAGGCAGGTCCGCGAAGCCAGCCAGCAGATTTTCCCGTTCAGCCGGATAATAGGTGACGGTTTGGGGAGACCACGCCATGCTGCCATGGCGAAAGAAGACATGGACGTGAACCTCGCGCACGCTCCGATCGCGGCGTCGCTTGATGGTCACCCCATAAATGCGGCCGCGGTAACTCCGGGTGTGAACGCGCCACCCCTGCTCCCGCAATGTCGGCACGGCTTTTACAATACCGGCAACATCTTCTTCCCAGATGCCCAGATCGATATCGCTGTCCCAGGACATGAGGGCGCCACTGCGCACGGCGCCAAGCAACCCGCCACTATCAAGCCAGTAGTTTCCCAGATAGGGCCGTAGCGGCACAAGCGCCGCCGCCAGGGAAGGAGTCTCTCGCTGAGTGGTCACGCAACCTCGGAGGGCAAAATATCAGGCGGCCTCGGTCCTACAGGAAACTGGCGCATGCTCGCAAGCCTGCGATAGGGGCCAGAGCGTTTTCAGGAAGGCGGGCCCACTTTCTTGCCCGGGCTCCGGCCTGAAGATCGAAAACGTGACAGGTCAAAGGCATAGGGCCCCGGCCCTGATCCAATCACAACGGGCAATACGCTAGGAGGAGTACGATTGCTCCAGGATCGCGCCAACCGCATTTGGCGCCAGCGGCACGATGTAGTTGTCGGCACGCCCGGGCGTAACCATTTCACCGGTGAGCGCCACAAGGCTTGCCGAATCCGGCACGGCGCGCCGCACTATTCCCGACACGTCGAACTGCTTGACGATGTCGGCAATGGCCGACAGAAGCGCTCCGCGACCGGAATATCCAGCGACACGGGCCAGATCGTCAAAGCGCGCGCTATCGTGCGCCATGGCTCGTTCCGCAACGGCGGACATGGTGAAGGCACAAGCATAGCCGTGCGAGACCCCAAAGTGAGCCGTAATCGGGTACGACATCGAATGGCAAAGCGCTGTCCGGGTTTGGCTGATACAAAGACCGGCCAAGAGGCTGGCTTCAGCCAATTCCGCCCGTGCAGCTTCGTTCCCCAGGTCCGATTGCAGAACCGACAGGGCTCTCAGCGCAAGACCGATCGCGCGGCCAGCCATCGCCAGCGTTACCGGCGAGGCATTCCTGTTCCACGCAGACTCGCAGGCCTGGTTGAGCGCATCAAGCCCGGTTGATGCCGTGGCATCCATCGGCAGGCCATGGGTCAATTCCGGGTCGACGATGGCCGTGTGCGGTGACACGGCAGGTCCGGCAAGTGAAAGTTTGCGCCGGTTCTCGTGATCCCATACCGTCGCAAAGGACGTCACCTCGCTCCCCGTGCCCGATGTCGTCGGTAGAGCGATAAGCGGAATCGCGTTGAGTTGAGACCAGTCCGACGGCCGCTCGATCAGCGTCTGCAGGGTCCGCGTTGGAGCTTCCCCCGCCAGCGCAACGCTATAGGCCTTGGCCGCGTCGAGCGCACTGCCCCCGCCAAATCCTACGACGCAATCAAGGCGCCGGTCGGACAGCGCGTCGATCCCAGCCTGCAGATCCGCCAGACCGGGATTGGGTAGCACCGTGTCCACAAAGACCACGCCGGTCGGCAGGGATGCCCCGAGCAGTCGGTCCTTGGTCAGCTGCGCCCTGCCCCGACGCGTCGTGACCACGAGAACTGACTTGCCCGCCAGCATCGGACCAAGTTTCTCACGCGCGCCGGCCCCGAAATGCACCCGCGTTGGATTGTGGAACGCCCAGCCGGAGCCGCTCATGCACTCGCCTTAAGCCGGCCCACGAACAAAGCCTTGTTTTCCGCAGGCGTTTCCTTGGGGCGCCCGAGGTCAGCGCGCGATCCGGGCCGGACGTGAATTTCGATCAGGGACGGGCCTTCGGCGGAAGAAAGGCGCGCGACCGCCTCGCTGATTGCCTCGGCACCGGTCAACGGTCCCTCGACATTCTTGTATCCGCAGGCCTTGGCAATTCCGCAGAGATTGATGTCGAAACCAACGGTCGGCTGCCCGCCCACGGAGTCGTGCACGCCGTTGTTGAGAACGATGTGCACAAAATTCTTCGGTGCACGCACCCCGATGGACGCCATGCCGCCAAGGTGCATCAACGCGGCACCATCCCCGTCGATGCATACCACCGGAACATCCGGACGGGTCAGCGCAATACCCAGCGCAATCTGCGAGGCATGTCCCATCGACCCGACGGTCAGAAAATCCGAAGCCCTGTCCTGGCCGAGGCGTACGCGCTGCTCATAGAGCTCCCGTGAAATCATGCCAGTGGTCGAAACGATCGTGGAGGCCTGCGGCAGGGACTGCGTGACGATACCGATCGCTTCCTCGCGGCCGGGCAGGTTTTCGCTCCGGGCAACAGGGTTGCGCTTCGCCTCCGCCTTGCCGAATGCCCCCTTGCGGACGAGCAGGGCAACCGGCCCGGACCGCTCGATGGCAGCCGCTGCGGCCCAGCGTCCGGCCTCGGCAGCCGCGTCGGGATCACCATCGAGAACCTTGTAGGGCACTTCCATGGCATCGAGCATGGCGACGGAAACCCGCCCCTGCTTGACGTGTTGCGGCTCGTCCTTGACGCCAGGCTCACCGCGCCAGCCGATAAGAACGATCATCGGAATGCCGTAAACCTCGGGGTCGGCCAGCGACAGCAGCGGATTGACGGTGTTTCCCAGGCCCGAATTCTGCAGATAGACCATTGGCAGGCCACCAGTGGCCAGGTGCACGCCGGCGGCGATTCCCATGGCCGTGCCTTCATTGGCCGCGATCAGGTGCCGCTCGGCCGGAAGAGCCGCATCGACATAGGCGCAGAATTCCTTGAGCAGCGAATCCGGGACGCCGACGAGAAAGTTCACGCCGGCGCCGGACAGCACCTCATAAAAGGCCTGGGGAGAGATCATTACTTGCCACCCGGAATGAGCTCGAGAATCTCACCGATCGGCATCATGTTCGCATCGGCCTCGGCCGAACGGTGATGCGTCAGGATCGACTTGGCCGTTGCCACCATGGCCGGGTACGCGCTGCGCAGCAGCTGGTTGGCATAGATCACGAGATTGACCCCGTTTTCGGCCAGTTCTTCCTCGGTCACCTTGTTGTAGCTCGACGGCACGGCGACCAGGGTCTTGCGGTTCGGCAATTCATTGTAGCGACGGCAGAACTCGAAGATTTCCGCCGGCTCCTTGCGACGGCTGTGGATCATGATGCCATCAGCGCCTGCATCGAGGAAGGCGGCAGCGCGTTCCATGGCGTGATCCACGCCCTTGTCGAGAATCAGGCTTTCGATGCGCGCGATGATCATGAAATCATCGGTCGCCTGGGCCTTCTTGCCCATGCGGATCTTTTCCGAGAAGGCCTCAATGCTGTCCTGGGTCTGGTCGACCTCGGTACCGAACAGCGAGTTTTTCTTGAGACCGGTCTTGTCCTCGATGATGATCGCGGAAACGCCCAGGCGCTCCAGCGTCCGCACGGTGAACACGAAGTGCTCGGCCTTGCCGCCGGTATCGCCGTCATAGACGATCGGCTTGGTGGTAACCTCGAGAACTTCGTTCAGGGTAATCATGCGGGCCGAGACGTCCACGGCCTCGATGTCGGGTTTGCCCTTCGAGGTCGAGTCGGTGAGCGAGGAGGCCCACATGCCGTCGAACTCGCGCCGGCCTTGTGGCGTATCGACACCGATATTTTCGATGATGAGCCCGCTCAGGCCATTGTGCAGGTCGGCAATGCGCACGATCGGCTTCACCTTGAGCATGCGGCGCAGCGACGCGCGGCGAACATCGGGCGTCGTGCCGATTTCCTTCATCGCCGCATGCAGTTTGGTCGAGGAGATGCCTTCGGTGTAAGGCACTTCGATCAGCTCGCCGCCCCACTTGGCCAGGGTGTCGATAACCCGCTGGCGTGTATGCTGCTGCACACCGGTCCGCCAGTCGTCGCCATGCACCACATAATCGGGCTTGAGCTCTTCCAGGTTCGGCACATAGTCGAGCGTCGTCTGCGGAACCACCCGCGCCACGCCCTTGAGCGCCTCGATCACCTGCCGCCGCTGCTCGAACGACATGAACGGCACGCGCTTGTAGCTGGCAATGGCCTCATCGGTCAGCAATCCGACAACCACATCGCCATATTTGGCCGCCTGCTGGATGATATTGAGGTGACCCGGATGAACGAGATCGGCGCTCATGCCGACATAGGCGGTTTTGGTCATAATCGCGCAAACTTTCGAGCTGTCAAAAAAACTGCGGCTGTTGATGGAGCATCAATGTGGCGAAATACGCCGCAAAGGCAGACAATACAAGGAGGAGGCTACCGGTGACCAAAAAAACAGCAGAAACGCCCACGAAAAAGGCATTCTAGCATTAGACCAAAATTCAGCTTGCACTGTCGGGCAGCACATTGGATTAAGTCTGCCACCCGAAGTGTTGCAGCGTGCAACCGCCAGAAAAACCAACGGTCGGAGATATCATGGACAAACTGGACATCCTTTTGCTCAGCGGTGGCATGGGAACAAGAGTTGGCGCGGCTGTTCCAAAACAACTCCTGAAACTCCATGGCGTACCGATCCTTGTCTATTCGCTACGCGAAATCGACAAACTTGAGCGGATAAACAATATCATCCTGAACTATCCGGGCGAATGGCTGGATGAATACCAAAGCATCATCACAAACTACGCAATAAAGAAGAACGTAATATTCGTGCCTGCAGGCGATAGTCGGCAATCTTCGGTAAGCTTGATGCTGGACAAGGTTACGACCAATAACATTCTCATTCATGAGGCAGCCCGGCCATTCGTTACGGCCAGAAACTACGAAGAAATTATTGAATCCACGCACCAGAATGTTACGTTCGGCCTGGCAATACCCTTCTCGGTGGCCAAGATAGACCACGCGACTCAGCGAATTTCGAGCAACGTTGACCGAAGCACGCTGCTCAATATACAGCTACCGCAGAAGTTTAACTTCGAGGACTTGAAGCGCGCCCATGAGTTTGCCACTCAGCAGGGCCGAGACCATACCGAGGACACGTCGATGCTTGTCGATATCGGTCTTGACGTCCACACGCTGCAGGGATCGTCACGCAATATCAAGGTGACGACCCCGGAAGATCTGGCGGTAGCCAACATCCTAGCTGAAAAACTGGACACTCTATAAGATGAGTCATAAGACCGCATTTGTAACCGGTGCGTCTCGCGGCATTGGTGCCGCGATTGCAAGGAAAATCCTGACCGAGGGATACGGGCGCCTCTACGTGGCCGCTCGTGACACCGACAGATTCGCAGAAACCATCCTGATGCTCAGGGCCGCCTGCAAGGACGGTCAGGAGGTCGTGCCCATCTATGGCGACTTCTCAAAATTGGACGATGTTCAGGAAGCGGTAAAACAGGTTCTCGCGCGAAAAGAGAACATAGACGTTCTCGTCAACAACGCAGGTTTCACCGCTCCGAATTCCATCTTCGAAGCGACTGTCGACGAGCTTGAGCAGACGTTCGCGGTGAACTTGCGGGCGCCTTTCTACATCGTCCAGCAGATGCTCCGGGAAGGCAACACGTTCACGCATATTGTGAACATTGCCTCGACCGCAGGGGTGAAGGGTCGGGCCGGTTGGGCCACGTACTCCGCATCCAA includes the following:
- a CDS encoding phosphonoacetaldehyde reductase, giving the protein MSGSGWAFHNPTRVHFGAGAREKLGPMLAGKSVLVVTTRRGRAQLTKDRLLGASLPTGVVFVDTVLPNPGLADLQAGIDALSDRRLDCVVGFGGGSALDAAKAYSVALAGEAPTRTLQTLIERPSDWSQLNAIPLIALPTTSGTGSEVTSFATVWDHENRRKLSLAGPAVSPHTAIVDPELTHGLPMDATASTGLDALNQACESAWNRNASPVTLAMAGRAIGLALRALSVLQSDLGNEAARAELAEASLLAGLCISQTRTALCHSMSYPITAHFGVSHGYACAFTMSAVAERAMAHDSARFDDLARVAGYSGRGALLSAIADIVKQFDVSGIVRRAVPDSASLVALTGEMVTPGRADNYIVPLAPNAVGAILEQSYSS
- the aepX gene encoding phosphoenolpyruvate mutase, with amino-acid sequence MTKTAYVGMSADLVHPGHLNIIQQAAKYGDVVVGLLTDEAIASYKRVPFMSFEQRRQVIEALKGVARVVPQTTLDYVPNLEELKPDYVVHGDDWRTGVQQHTRQRVIDTLAKWGGELIEVPYTEGISSTKLHAAMKEIGTTPDVRRASLRRMLKVKPIVRIADLHNGLSGLIIENIGVDTPQGRREFDGMWASSLTDSTSKGKPDIEAVDVSARMITLNEVLEVTTKPIVYDGDTGGKAEHFVFTVRTLERLGVSAIIIEDKTGLKKNSLFGTEVDQTQDSIEAFSEKIRMGKKAQATDDFMIIARIESLILDKGVDHAMERAAAFLDAGADGIMIHSRRKEPAEIFEFCRRYNELPNRKTLVAVPSSYNKVTEEELAENGVNLVIYANQLLRSAYPAMVATAKSILTHHRSAEADANMMPIGEILELIPGGK
- a CDS encoding LicD family protein; the protein is MTTQRETPSLAAALVPLRPYLGNYWLDSGGLLGAVRSGALMSWDSDIDLGIWEEDVAGIVKAVPTLREQGWRVHTRSYRGRIYGVTIKRRRDRSVREVHVHVFFRHGSMAWSPQTVTYYPAERENLLAGFADLPRTRDFLHNVRKQARLRRTGPLWQKVLRNLVAFPIWGAFVVARDRLERQHWATVPPISALYSMFTWVVPARHFERLEHIHVDGIDVPIPSDVETYLALRYGDWRKPQKDWCYWVDDGCIRPMIPEDAIAQLGQDGAA
- the aepY gene encoding phosphonopyruvate decarboxylase, coding for MISPQAFYEVLSGAGVNFLVGVPDSLLKEFCAYVDAALPAERHLIAANEGTAMGIAAGVHLATGGLPMVYLQNSGLGNTVNPLLSLADPEVYGIPMIVLIGWRGEPGVKDEPQHVKQGRVSVAMLDAMEVPYKVLDGDPDAAAEAGRWAAAAAIERSGPVALLVRKGAFGKAEAKRNPVARSENLPGREEAIGIVTQSLPQASTIVSTTGMISRELYEQRVRLGQDRASDFLTVGSMGHASQIALGIALTRPDVPVVCIDGDGAALMHLGGMASIGVRAPKNFVHIVLNNGVHDSVGGQPTVGFDINLCGIAKACGYKNVEGPLTGAEAISEAVARLSSAEGPSLIEIHVRPGSRADLGRPKETPAENKALFVGRLKASA
- a CDS encoding SDR family oxidoreductase: MSHKTAFVTGASRGIGAAIARKILTEGYGRLYVAARDTDRFAETILMLRAACKDGQEVVPIYGDFSKLDDVQEAVKQVLARKENIDVLVNNAGFTAPNSIFEATVDELEQTFAVNLRAPFYIVQQMLREGNTFTHIVNIASTAGVKGRAGWATYSASKAAMISFSESIREELAPLGTRVICLSPGRCATDLRRTLAPEEDPTTIMQPESVADVVALTISAEGRFMDTENIVVRL
- a CDS encoding IspD/TarI family cytidylyltransferase, whose translation is MDKLDILLLSGGMGTRVGAAVPKQLLKLHGVPILVYSLREIDKLERINNIILNYPGEWLDEYQSIITNYAIKKNVIFVPAGDSRQSSVSLMLDKVTTNNILIHEAARPFVTARNYEEIIESTHQNVTFGLAIPFSVAKIDHATQRISSNVDRSTLLNIQLPQKFNFEDLKRAHEFATQQGRDHTEDTSMLVDIGLDVHTLQGSSRNIKVTTPEDLAVANILAEKLDTL